A single window of Lutzomyia longipalpis isolate SR_M1_2022 chromosome 1, ASM2433408v1 DNA harbors:
- the LOC129786404 gene encoding E3 ubiquitin-protein ligase hyd isoform X1: MSSLHFVVHPLPGTEDQLNDRIREVADKINKYGSPTPAALASLKVPVKQVVIGPSHLGLLLEDGRAFRVAFSVIPERLDLSKQEPTKKFLSNGGSSGITNNSSSGSKSSPGTSRQLARSRARIMRTASVRGGSGSRSTGVIIGGGSSGRSMVTVPPTFVPEELISQAQMVLQGKSRNVIIRELQRTNLDVNLAVNNLLSRDDEEGEDTEEGGENYVPEDLISLLDNGFHTDSSIIIDADASFSEEIFGYSSIRNLLYSRVRNERNQSSSSGPNAEGGGSSRSGSAAGGASSSAGGGGGSGSGTGAAGTSGTGGSSSGVASADRDSFSRWRDRHYFGPRRWFHTAREESAWDKEADIAETKKKEVASGLPLWISDELEAWPEKDTAPRFTQISCLHSEFIGVTAKGELHQWRWGDQDPYRNLENPNIHHPKTLSLNLIFEKVIHISATSIRCTIGTESNRVATWMDELLGHAGSKLEHGPVALPELAMDKIVSLHTCTLYTVARTDTGNLFWWGVLPYGQRKRLWDKYKAKTKKPVRNSSNMPEVTVGAQVCMKNSPMYMPGAIGFTISNGVPKVGQLLNAAWEFADTCRFKLVAVPQQPTNSGNATGILTSNELKDLPKSSGSGVNQAQSSSSNSSSKSGNNPKETADRMDMPPPPSPASSTCSDTGSVTSHKRQKRMAPKEDTDNKKDEELWTLRDVVFVEDVKTVPVGRVVKIDGAYAAIELPSSNSTESKEEGDVWTNCRLMKKEDLQVMKSTNTSRGPDCFQKIPRRIVLSTQQQGNGSQLLTLAVDSKGIHAIMKTGTKLHYSLFNLNTGRQEQDSVFPSDINSFLGISPRNVSLTCASECSESVLLLRDGNSTIYPLAKDCMDAIRDPQWLDFPPIKCVTASSLTLPSVGVNMKSQVAVIVMVPDRQILMPRILRCDFKGVKSILTQLENGELKAQVSNILAERCDGNRNIIHACVSMCSPSSNKDNDQDISASGSGLECINIISNSFAGCRSVGLRDIMRRTTHRDMDTSTNNSGLQAGSEDSNFMPVTFWPPEYDPNSGDEDSLSGLNATSNQSKGATYISDASERRENAIPSLALMCSSPALQPHLKHLLSGKDAQGQTPFMLAVSTRAYQAGKILFDMIMQLSNGDATLRDSMIFPSGSNPDQSPLYVLCCNDTCSFTWTGADHINQDIFECRTCGLVGSLCCCTECAKVCHKGHDCKLKRTSPTAYCDCWEKCKCKALIAGNQTKRFELLCKLATDTDLVTRFNSRGESILLFLIQTVGRQLAEQSQYRSSSRVRNPASSNSRKTPSMDVDTDMPEHNLEPPRFAKKAVDRLLMDWAAVRAMIMTGVEQKQETNPNSTAPAASSRSVGQTIYDEPENQSLYLQSQSGTNLLDKFTHSLFVCCNHEPLDTLLMTLVRELQNDRIPGRVEDAQKVARRFIRSVVRVFVIFSIERVPVSDKQKIPQSQNRNIMTCRRVFQSLIKISIEELCETADALIAPVRSGVVRPTAPFTLSPSSTDSSDDVFSVEPLAPPTARHSSAMSASTAVSRIDSEQQPGYMSRINVRLRDIDDQNDGDAIGQDDGEISEQDEVMERDSRSNVRPNNANMEEEAQDALVRNEEAVQEGESDNEFNFAEAETESDSDDNQSTQDAQRSVQTGATAGSDTGFFSRIIIHDDPDDSGESSQPDDDGSEDGETDEHSQEDFTYTLGEEQLERRTTSSGNQRNNLAPQSMQWAIRNRDSNRSSGVRLAAGGSNLVFIDPTALRRSTAASATQDPHPGGTTASCLARAFGSVVRQISELLNTPPDCIQQTPPMQQVLNFTYQDTMKLQKYIETRLKSTWDWILTVMDATEAQLKFGASLTNSADPSHPLHPLHPPHHPTTSSSGSSSMGVSGLGNDSQPSRREFLTYCLSLMRAHSSEHRDSLPVLDITALRHIAYVLDAIIFYMRSATEHDLERNDSGGWNDQDENDNEETEDELSSSLGVETDSVDDDLAPSLGRRHGFFQRSDSTLCLGCPAPDPFNTPMAEALPLADQPQLLQPNARREDMFSMPKHQITVPTVANEQPGVNSPLEVPPTRLGLSSVGISTSPASPGYVELISDIIPSDEIIAEESMSQQELSKSGDAEKMDSDVSENASIVPIAGPSKETTSQVPEAPAEFPSNVYVHLKKRKYYDHFATEEVKQQTDEEPQDLSCSKESIAKMDVDTDNDVVSDSDSESGTVQKMPEESQDQSSSSASSSIRPQIIVTPRKVAAAIESVTASVLAKNKKTNLAECVSEVPITLLPTSFSVFDIQGTSSGAGASGSGAGTSSCGSPSKSVIVRAGSSACSNSNEVLQQPDPMETQEISAHVTVETTPSVQPQMHHELPPRGLYFRSSVASQPITSDLLLGRWRLSLDLFSRVFMEDVGLEPGSIVCELGGFPVKEARFRRTMEKLRNSQQKDLILPKMERNRASLLIQTFKELNTQFGNQTRRSHPPLIFNRVKVTFNNEPGEGSGVARSFYTSLAEAILANEKLPNLEAAQVGPSKYTVPFGSMLRHRGVTGSSARDAVPTSAASQATAARRVFSNKSLWRPGRETRKTLNYDARPYTPLSAIGGAGSSSAGGSSGGNAAGGSGSSGSTATDITVQMGERLYPRVYALHPNHAAKITGMLLELPPTQLLMLVSSEETLRQKANEAMDVIIYRQRLEPETGGGSSSSANLGESSASGGGSGQTSGGNFSPSKKMNPIVVLEECQLDDSAPLFYSPGKRGFYTPRQGCATYERINAFRNIGRLIGLCLLQNELCPMFLQRHVLKYILGRPIRFHDLAFFDPVIYESLRHLIKDSQSKNGVSILNSLELNFVIDLCPEEGGGSVELVPGGRDLQVNETNVYDYVRKYAEFRMLKAQEKALDAMRHGVYDVLPEYAFDRLTAEDLRLLLNGVGDIHVGTLISYTNFNDESNENSDKLLKFKRWLWSIVEKMSPLEKQDLVYFWTGSPALPASEEGFQPMPSVNIRPADDTHLPTANTCISRLYIPLYSSKAILRHKLLLAIKTKNFGFV; encoded by the exons ATGTCTTCGTTGCATTTTGTGGTCCATCCTTTGCCAGGCACGGAAGATCAGCTCAATGATAG AATTCGTGAGGTGGCAgacaaaatcaataaatacgGATCCCCAACTCCGGCTGCCCTTGCATCCCTCAAAGTTCCCGTGAAGCAGGTTGTAATTGGACCGTCGCATCTGGGTTTGCTCCTTGAGGATGGGAGGGCCTTCCGGGTGGCATTTTCCGTCATACCCGAACGCTTGGACTTGAGCAAGCAGGAACCGACAAAGAA atttttaagcAATGGTGGCAGTAGCGGCATCACCAACAACTCATCGAGCGGCTCCAAGAGTTCACCCGGGACATCGAGGCAGTTGGCCCGATCACGGGCACGCATCATGCGTACCGCATCCGTCAGGGGTGGCAGCGGCTCCCGCAGCACCGGTGTCATCATCGGCGGTGGATCATCCGGGCGCTCAATGGTCACCGTACCACCGACCTTTGTACCCGAGGAACTCATCTCTCAGGCACAAATGGTGTTACAGGGAAAGAGTCGCAACGTCATCATCCGGGAATTGCAG cGTACGAATTTGGATGTGAATCTTGCTGTAAATAATTTACTATCGCGTGACGATGAGGAGGGTGAAGATACGGAGGAAGGTGGTGAGAACTATGTCCCTGAGGATTTGATATCCCTCCTCGATAATGGATTTCACACGGACAGCAGCATAATCATCGATGCGGATGCGTCGTTTTCTGAAGAAATCTTCGGTTATTCGAGTATACGCAA CTTGTTATACAGTCGTGTTCGCAACGAGAGGAATCAGAGCAGCAGCAGCGGCCCCAATGCCGAGGGTGGTGGTAGCTCTCGGTCGGGCAGTGCAGCCGGCGGGGCGAGCAGCAGTGCCGGCGGCGGGGGCGGCAGTGGCTCTGGCACGGGTGCTGCTGGAACATCGGGCACTGGGGGATCAAGTAGTGGTGTTGCGTCAGCTGATCGTGATTCATTCAGTCGCTGGCGCGATCGGCACTACTTTGGTCCAAGACGGTGGTTCCATACGGCACGCGAAGAGTCAGCCTGGGATAAGGAAGCTG ATATTGCAGAAACaaagaagaaggaagtcgCCTCGGGATTGCCGCTTTGGATTTCAGATGAATTGGAAGCATGGCCGGAGAAGGATACAGCTCCCCGATTCACACAGATTTCCTGTCTTCATTCGGAATTTATTGGGGTGACGGCCAAGGGGGAGCTTCATCAGTGGAGATGGGGAGATCAGGATCCCTACAGGAATTTAGAG aatccAAATATCCATCATCCCAAGACATTGAGTCTCAATTTGATCTTTGAGAAAGTCATCCACATCTCTGCCACGTCAATTCGCTGCACAATCGGGACAGAGAGTAATCGCGTAGCAACGTGGATGGATGAATTGCTAGGACATGCTGGGAGTAAGCTAGAGCATGGGCCTGTTGCTCTCCCTGAATTAGCAATGGATAAAATTGTCTCCCTGCACACGTGCACGCTGTACACAGTGGCACGAACGGACACTGGGAATCTCTTCTGGTGGGGTGTCCTACCCTATGGGCAGCGCAAGAGATTGTGGGATAAATACAAGGCAAAGACAAAGAAACCCGTGCGGAATAGCTCAAATATGCCAGAGGTAACTGTGGGGGCGCAGGTTTGCATGAAGAACTCCCCAATGTACATGCCGGGAGCCATTGGATTCACCATTTCCAATGGAGTGCCAAAAGTGGGGCAACTGCTCAATGCTGCGTGGGAATTCGCCGATACGTGCCGTTTTAAATTGGTCGCTGTACCCCAGCAGCCGACCAATTCGGGGAATGCAACGGGAATTCTCACGTCGAATGAGTTGAAGGATTTACCCAAGTCGAGTGGAAGTGGTGTGAATCAGGCACAGAGCTCCAGCAGCAATTCATCGTCTAAATCGGGAAATAATCCGAAGGAGACTGCCGATCGTATGGATATGCCACCACCACCGTCTCCGGCATCGAGTACGTGCAGTGATACAGGAAGCGTAACGTCGCACAAGAGGCAGAAGCGTATGGCACCGAAGGAGGATACGGACAACAAGAAGGATGAGGAATTGTGGACACTGCGTGATGTGGTCTTTGTTGAGGACGTAAAGACCGTTCCCGTGGGCCGTGTTGTGAAAATTGATGGAGCATATGCGGCCATTGAGTTGCCAAGTAGCAATAGCACAGAGTCCAAGGAGGAAGGAGATGTCTGGACAAATTGTCGGCTAATGAAGAAGGAGGATTTGCAGGTGATGAAGTCAACTAACACATCAAGGGGACCCGATTGCTTCCAGAAAATTCCCCGAAGAATTGTTTTGTCCACCCAGCAGCAGGGCAATGGCTCGCAACTCCTTACCCTGGCTGTGGATTCAAAGGGAATACATGCCATCATGAAGACAGGCACAAAGCTACATTATTCCCTATTTAATCTCAATACAGGACGACAGGAGCAGGATAGTGTCTTTCCGAGTGACATTAATTCCTTCCTTGGTATTTCACCGCGTAATGTCTCCTTGACGTGCGCCTCTGAGTGTTCGGAGAGTGTCTTGTTGCTACGCGATGGCAACAGCACAATCTATCCCCTGGCGAAGGACTGCATGGATGCCATACGGGATCCACAGTGGTTGGACTTTCCGCCAATAAAATGCGTCACGGCGTCATCGCTCACCCTCCCATCGGTTGGGGTGAATATGAAATCTCAAGTTGCGGTGATTGTGATGGTACCAGATAGGCAGATTCTTATGCCACGAATTCTCAGGTGCGACTTCAAGGGGGTCAAGTCGATACTCACGCAGCTGGAGAATGGCGAATTGAAGGCTCAGGTGAGCAATATTCTCGCAGAGCGATGCGACGGTAATAGGAATATCATTCATGCTTGCGTCAGCATGTGCTCTCCGTCATCCAATAAGGACAATGATCAGGACATTTCAGCCAGTGGCTCAGGGCTGGAATGCATCAATATCATTTCGAATTCCTTTGCCGGCTGCCGTTCTGTTGGGCTGCGTGACATAATGCGCCGTACAACGCATCGTGATATGGATACATCGACAAACAATAGCGGATTGCAAGCTGGCAGTGAGGATAGCAATTTTATGCCTGTCACCTTCTGGCCACCGGAGTATGATCCGAATTCCGGGGATGAGGATAGCCTCTCGGGATTGAATGCCACGTCCAATCAATCCAAGGGAGCCACGTATATTTCAGATGCAAGTGAAAGGCGTGAAAATGCAATCCCCTCATTGGCATTAATGTGCTCAAGTCCAGCCCTACAGCCACATCTGAAACACCTACTCAGTGGAAAAGATGCTCAGGGACAGACACCATTTATGCTGGCTGTCTCCACACGAGCCTACCAAGCGGGGAAGATTCTTTTTGACATGATTATGCAACTATCCAATGGTGATGCAACGCTGAGGGATTCAATGATCTTCCCATCGGGCTCAAATCCCGATCAATCTCCTCTGTACGTGCTTTGCTGCAACGATACGTGCTCATTCACATGGACAGGAGCTGATCATATCAATCAGGATATCTTTGAGTGTCGCACATGTGGACTCGTTGGGTCTCTCTGTTGTTGCACTGAATGCGCCAAAGTCTGCCACAAAGGGCACGATTGTAAGCTCAAACGTACCTCCCCGACTGCTTACTGCGACTGCTGGGAGAAGTGTAAATGCAAAGCACTAATTGCAGGGAATCAGACAAAGCGCTTTGAGCTTCTTTGCAAGTTGGCCACAGATACGGATCTTGTGACACGTTTCAATTCACGCGGGGAATCAATCCTGCTCTTCCTCATTCAGACTGTTGGACGTCAATTGGCTGAACAGAGTCAGTATCGTTCGAGTTCACGTGTCCGTAATCCAGCATCGAGTAATTCACGCAAAACCCCATCAATGGATGTTGATACGGATATGCCGGAACACAATTTGGAGCCACCGAGATTTGCAAAGAAAGCCGTGGATCGCCTTCTGATGGATTGGGCTGCTGTCCGAGCGATGATTATGACGGGGGTGGAGCAAAAGCAGGAAACTAACCCAAATTCCACGGCACCAGCTGCTTCATCACGTTCAGTCGGGCAGACAATCTACGATGAACCGGAAAATCAATCGCTCTATCTTCAGTCACAGAGTGGGACGAATCTTCTGGATAAATTCACGCACAGTCTCTTTGTTTGCTGCAATCACGAGCCATTAGATACGCTGCTGATGACACTTGTGCGTGAATTGCAGAATGATCGCATCCCGGGGCGCGTTGAGGATGCCCAAAAGGTTGCCAGACGCTTCATTCGGTCCGTTGTGAGGGTGTTTGTCATCTTTAGCATTGAACGTGTACCGGTGTCGGATAAGCAGAAGATACCGCAATCACAGAATCGCAATATAATGACGTGCCGCAGGGTTTTCCAGTCGCTGATTAAGATTTCCATTGAGGAATTGTGCGAGACTGCGGATGCCCTAATTGCACCTGTTAGATCAGGGGTTGTTCGCCCCACAGCTCCTTTCACATTGTCGCCCAGCAGTACAGAT agtTCTGACGATGTGTTTTCGGTGGAACCACTTGCACCACCAACTGCACGACACAGCAGTGCAATGTCAGCATCAACAGCTGTTTCGCGGATTGACAGTGAACAACAACCGGGCTACATGTCTCGCATTAATGTCCGTTTGAGGGATATTGATGATCAAAATGACGGAGATG CCATTGGGCAGGATGATGGAGAGATTTCGGAGCAGGATGAAGTAATGGAGCGCGATAGTCGTTCCAATGTTCGTCCGAATAATGCAAATATGGAAGAAGAGGCACAAGATGCTCTTGTGAGGAATGAAGAGGCTGTTCAGGAGGGTGAGAGTgacaatgaatttaattttgccgAAGCAGAGACGGAGAGTGATTCAGATGATAACCAGAGTACTCAAGATGCTCAAAGGAGTGTCCAGACGGGAGCCACAGCTGGATCCGATAcag GTTTCTTTTCACGCATCATCATTCATGACGATCCAGATGATTCTGGGGAATCGAGTCAACCAGATGACGATGGCTCTGAGGATGGAGAGACAGATGAACACTCTCAGGAGGACTTTACGTACACATTGGGCGAAGAGCAGCTGGAACGTCGAACAACATCATCGGGGAATCAGAGGAATAATCTTGCGCCACAGAGTATGCAATGGGCAATAAGGAATCGAGATTCAAATCGTTCCTCGGGCGTACGATTGGCAGCTGGTGGATCCAATCTTGTCTTTATTGATCCAACAGCTCTGAGGAGATCCACAGCAGCGAGTGCAACGCAAGATCCGCATCCGGGTGGGACAACAGCCAGTTGCTTGGCACGAGCATTTGGAAGTGTTGTCCGGCAAATTTCAGAACTACTAAATACCCCACCGGATTGCATTCAGCAAACACCACCAATGCAGCAAGTGTTGAATTTCACGTATCAAGACACGATGAAGTTGCAAAAGTACATTGAGACACGACTCAAGTCCACGTGGGATTGGATACTCACCGTAATGGATGCCACGGAGGCACAATTGAAGTTTGGGGCATCATTGACAAATTCAGCTGATCCCTCGCATCCGCTGCATCCCCTACATCCACCCCATCATCCCACAACGAGTAGCAGTGGGAGCAGTTCGATGGGTGTTAGTGGACTTGGGAATGATTCTCAACCATCTCGCAGGGAATTCCTCACCTATTGCTTGTCCCTTATGCGGGCACATAGCTCTGAGCATCGGGATTCCCTGCCTGTGTTGGATATAACAGCCCTACGCCATATAGCCTATGTCCTCGATGCCATTATCTTCTACATGCGTTCAGCCACGGAGCATGATTTGGAGAGGAATGATAGTGGTGGGTGGAATGATCAAGATGAGAATGACAATGAGGAGACAGAAGATGAGTTGTCGTCGTCACTTGGTGTGGAAACGGATTCAGTTGATGATGATCTCGCACCATCACTTGGGCGTCGTCATGGCTTCTTCCAGCGCTCCGATTCAACACTCTGTCTTGGTTGCCCGGCTCCGGATCCATTTAACACCCCAATGGCTGAAGCTCTTCCGCTGGCAGATCAGCCACAACTCCTACAGCCCAATGCAAGACGCGAGGATATGTTCTCAATGCCCAAGCATCAAATTACAGTTCCTACAGTGGCCAATGAGCAGCCGGGTGTTAATTCACCCCTCGAAGTACCACCAACACGGCTGGGACTCTCATCTGTGGGCATCAGCACAAGTCCCGCGTCTCCGGGCTATGTGGAATTGATCTCAGACATTATTCCGTCGGATGAAATTATTGCCGAAGAATCAATGAGTCAGCAGGAATTGTCCAAATCTGGTGATGCGGAAAAAATGGACAGCGATGTGAGTGAGAATGCGAGTATCGTACCAATTGCGGGTCCATCGAAGGAGACGACGTCACAGGTGCCGGAAGCACCTGCGGAATTCCCAAGCAATGTTTACGTGCATCTGAAGAAGCGAAAGTACTACGATCACTTTGCCACGGAGGAAGTGAAGCAGCAGACTGATGAGGAACCACAAGACTTATCATGCTCCAAGGAGAGCATTGCAAAGATGGACGTTGATACGGATAATGATGTTGTGAGTGATTCAGATTCCGAATCGGGCACTGTGCAGAAGATGCCGGAAGAATCCCAGGATCAATCATCCTCATCGGCTTCATCGTCAATTCGTCCGCAAATTATTGTCACACCGCGCAAAGTAGCAGCTGCCATTGAGTCCGTGACTGCGAGTGTTTTGGcgaagaataagaaaacaaatttagCTGAATGTGTCTCTGAAGTTCCTATCACCCTGCTGCCCACGTCATTCTCCGTTTTTGACATTCAAGGCACTTCCTCAGGGGCAGGAGCATCGGGAAGTGGAGCTGGAACGAGCTCATGTGGCTCCCCATCGAAGAGTGTCATTGTTCGTGCTGGATCATCG GCATGCTCGAATTCAAATGAAGTTCTCCAGCAACCAGATCCAATGGAGACTCAGGAAATTTCAGCTCATGTCACTGTGGAGACAACCCCCTCAGTTCAGCCACAAATGCACCACGAACTCCCACCGAGGGGTCTCTACTTCCGCTCAAGTGTTGCAAGTCAACCAATAACATCGGATCTCCTCCTGGGACGCTGGAGATTGTCACTTGATCTCTTTAGTCGTGTCTTCATGGAGGACGTTGGACTAGAGCCGGGGAGTATTGTGTGCGAACTTGGTGGGTTTCCCGTGAAGGAGGCACGCTTCAGGCGAACCATGGAGAAATTACGGAATAGCCAACAGAAGGATTTGATTTTGCCGAAGATGGAACGAAATAGGGCAAGTCTCCTCATCCAGACATTCAAAGAGCTCAACACGCAGTTTGGCAATCAAACAAGACGTTCACATCCACCGCTCATCTTCAATCGTGTCAAGGTGACGTTCAACAATGAACCGGGTGAGGGTTCTGGCGTGGCACGTAGCTTCTACACATCACTCGCCGAAGCGATACTTGCAAATGAGAAACTCCCGAATTTGGAGGCTGCACAAGTCGGTCCAAGTAAGTATACTGTGCCATTTGGTTCGATGTTGAGACATCGTGGTGTCACAGGATCTTCTGCACGAGATGCAGTTCCAACTTCGGCAGCTTCCCAAGCAACTGCGGCACGGCGTGTCTTCTCCAATAAGTCCCTCTGGCGCCCTGGGCGTGAGACGCGGAAGACGCTGAACTACGATGCGCGCCCGTATACACCGCTTTCGGCAATTGGAGGTGCGGGATCGTCATCAGCTGGTGGCTCCTCTGGGGGTAATGCAGCAGGTGGTTCGGGTTCCAGTGGGTCCACTGCCACAGATATTACCGTTCAAATGGGAGAGCGGCTCTACCCACGCGTGTATGCCCTTCATCCCAATCATGCGGCCAAAATCACAGGGATGCTCCTCGAATTGCCACCAACTCAGCTACTCATGCTCGTGTCATCGGAGGAGACGCTACGGCAGAAGGCCAATGAGGCAATGGATGTAATCATCTACAGGCAGCGTCTTGAGCCAG AAACCGGCGGTGGATCATCAAGCAGCGCTAATTTGGGTGAATCCTCAGCAAGTGGTGGGGGTAGTGGTCAGACTTCTGGGGGTAATTTTTCACCgtcaaagaaaatgaatcccATTGTTGTGCTGGAAGAATGCCAACTTGATGACTCGGCACCGCTTTTCTACTCACCCGGAAAACGTGGCTTCTACACACCACGCCAAGGATGTGCCACATATGAAAGGATAAATGCATTTAGGAACATTGGACG acTTATTGGACTGtgtttgttgcaaaatgaacTCTGTCCGATGTTTCTGCAGCGTCATGTGCTCAAATATATCCTGGGTAGACCGATAAGATTCCACGATCTTGCATTCTTTGATCCGGTCATTTATGAATCCCTTCGACATCTCATTAAGGATTCTCAATCGAAGAATGGGGTATCAATACTAAATAGTTTGGAATTGAACTTTGT CATTGACCTTTGTCCCGAGGAAGGAGGTGGCTCGGTTGAGTTGGTGCCTGGTGGACGGGATTTGCAGGTGAATGAAACAAATGTATACGACTACGTCCGAAAATATGCCGAGTTCCGTATGTTGAAAGCACAAGAGAAGGCTCTCGAT GCAATGCGACACGGTGTTTACGATGTTCTGCCGGAATATGCATTTGATCGTCTAACAGCTGAAGATTTGCGTTTACTTCTCAATGGTGTTGGGGACATTCATGTGGGCACACTCATTTCCTACACGAATTTTAATGATGAATCAAATGAGAATAGTGACAAATTGCTTAAATTCAAACGATGGCTGTGGAGTATTGTGGAGAAGATGAGTCCTCTTGAGAAGCAGGATTTG GTGTACTTCTGGACTGGATCACCAGCTCTACCCGCATCCGAGGAGGGTTTCCAACCAATGCCATCAGTTAACATTCGTCCAGCTGATGACACACATCTCCCAACGGCAAACACATGCATCTCACGCCTCTACATCCCACTCTACTCCAGCAAGGCTATCCTTCGGCACAAGCTCCTTTTGGCAATTAAAACGAAGAATTTTGGATTTGTCTAG